The Hyphomicrobiales bacterium genome has a window encoding:
- a CDS encoding GNAT family N-acetyltransferase — MPARISLQVPDRALLGAYEAALRGGWSPNTTRNVAPQELAAIAADPDAFLAEIRGGPGRIRLPDGREVDRIPGPTRWIFAEDRPERPFIGSINLRWQEKDGRPILALPEHVLGHVGYTILPAFEGHGYATAALAAMLGVARAAGLPEITITCDASNHASRRIIEKNGGRLIETFVAPLYSPDQRLRFIVSTAP; from the coding sequence GTGCCGGCGCGTATCTCGCTGCAAGTTCCCGACAGAGCCCTGCTCGGCGCCTATGAGGCGGCGCTGCGTGGCGGCTGGTCGCCGAATACGACGCGCAACGTCGCACCCCAGGAACTCGCCGCCATCGCCGCCGACCCCGATGCCTTCCTCGCTGAAATCCGTGGCGGCCCGGGGCGCATTCGCCTGCCTGACGGCCGCGAGGTCGATCGCATTCCCGGTCCGACGCGCTGGATTTTCGCCGAGGATCGGCCGGAGCGCCCCTTCATCGGCTCGATCAACCTGCGCTGGCAGGAGAAGGACGGCCGGCCGATCCTCGCCTTGCCCGAGCATGTGCTGGGCCATGTCGGCTACACCATCCTGCCGGCCTTCGAAGGTCACGGCTACGCCACCGCCGCGCTCGCGGCGATGCTCGGCGTGGCCCGGGCGGCCGGCTTGCCCGAGATCACCATCACCTGCGACGCAAGCAACCACGCCTCGCGCCGCATCATCGAGAAGAATGGCGGGCGGCTGATCGAAACCTTCGTCGCGCCGCTCTACAGCCCCGATCAACGCCTTCGTTTCATCGTCAGCACCGCCCCATGA
- a CDS encoding Eukaryotic translation initiation factor 4B has product MRFGTRTKVSFVLEGWGFTEMMVFRSALAAGLGLAAVGLACVQPAAAQYYGGSGYERPYDRRQGEGYERRNSGRDDDRRGLREDRRGSGYDDGRSGWRDDRRDSRRDDARGDWRNDRRPGFDGGRRPQDPMAGMSMDDRKRAIKNEREAQKKIFKQQQFQRSLLGQ; this is encoded by the coding sequence TTGCGATTTGGCACCAGAACGAAGGTGTCGTTCGTCCTAGAAGGCTGGGGTTTTACTGAAATGATGGTGTTTCGAAGCGCTTTGGCCGCTGGTTTGGGGCTGGCGGCAGTCGGCTTGGCCTGTGTCCAGCCTGCGGCGGCGCAATATTACGGCGGGTCCGGCTACGAGCGCCCCTACGATCGCCGGCAGGGCGAGGGCTATGAGCGCCGCAATTCCGGGCGCGACGACGATCGCAGGGGGCTGCGCGAAGACCGCCGTGGCTCTGGCTATGACGACGGTCGCAGCGGTTGGCGCGATGATCGCCGCGACTCCAGGCGGGACGATGCGCGGGGCGACTGGCGCAACGATCGCCGGCCCGGTTTCGACGGTGGGCGCCGCCCGCAGGACCCGATGGCGGGCATGTCGATGGACGACCGCAAGCGCGCGATCAAGAACGAGCGCGAAGCCCAGAAGAAGATATTCAAGCAGCAGCAGTTCCAGCGAAGCTTGCTGGGCCAATAG
- a CDS encoding hypothetical protein (Evidence 5 : Unknown function) encodes MTGVVFNLWFEREYPDRTDTELHIGIYSSEAEARAAIERLSDQPGFRDFPAGFNIYPYTLNKDGWTSGFVSVSESEMIAEGHEPYEHKEDYRHFPPIRPLG; translated from the coding sequence ATGACAGGCGTGGTTTTCAACCTCTGGTTTGAACGAGAATACCCTGACCGAACGGACACCGAACTCCATATCGGAATCTACTCATCTGAGGCTGAAGCCAGAGCAGCCATAGAGCGACTATCTGACCAGCCGGGATTTCGAGATTTCCCAGCAGGCTTTAACATCTACCCCTACACCCTCAACAAAGACGGATGGACGAGCGGCTTCGTATCGGTCAGTGAAAGCGAGATGATTGCTGAAGGGCATGAGCCCTATGAGCACAAAGAAGATTATCGGCATTTTCCGCCGATTAGACCGCTGGGCTGA
- a CDS encoding conserved hypothetical protein (Evidence 4 : Unknown function but conserved in other organisms) translates to MKLTWYGHSAFRVDIDGAAILIDPFFTGNPAFEGDVAAISKGISHIVVTHGHGDHVGDTLDIAAKTGATVVTNYDLAMHLASQGLKNFSPMNTGGTVDLGPFSVTLVRADHSAGMGEGGVNVPVGSANGAIIKAKGEKALWHMGDTDIFSDMALLSEIHGVEACICPIGDRFTMGGKVAALAMTRFVKPKVAIPSHYGTFPIIDQNADVFVAGMQGSGIEVVLPKKGEAFAI, encoded by the coding sequence ATGAAACTCACCTGGTACGGCCATTCCGCCTTCCGCGTCGATATCGACGGCGCCGCCATCCTGATCGACCCGTTCTTCACCGGGAACCCGGCCTTCGAGGGCGATGTCGCCGCGATCTCCAAGGGCATCAGCCATATCGTCGTCACCCACGGCCATGGCGACCATGTCGGCGACACGCTCGACATCGCGGCCAAGACCGGCGCGACGGTCGTCACCAATTATGATCTCGCCATGCATCTGGCCTCGCAGGGCCTGAAGAACTTCAGCCCAATGAACACCGGCGGCACGGTCGATCTCGGCCCGTTCAGCGTCACGCTCGTCCGCGCCGATCACTCGGCCGGAATGGGCGAGGGCGGCGTCAACGTCCCTGTCGGCAGCGCCAATGGAGCGATCATCAAGGCCAAGGGCGAGAAGGCGCTCTGGCACATGGGCGATACCGACATCTTCTCCGACATGGCGCTGCTCAGCGAGATCCACGGCGTCGAGGCTTGCATCTGTCCGATCGGCGACCGCTTCACCATGGGCGGCAAGGTCGCCGCGCTGGCGATGACCCGCTTCGTCAAGCCAAAGGTCGCGATCCCCAGTCATTACGGCACCTTCCCGATCATCGACCAGAATGCCGACGTCTTCGTCGCCGGCATGCAGGGCAGCGGGATCGAGGTTGTCTTGCCGAAGAAGGGCGAGGCTTTCGCGATCTGA
- a CDS encoding AEC family transporter, whose product MLDSLIAVFLVIATGWLLKVRNIVSPAHWLGVERLTYQVLFPAVVIHTLAIADLRNVPVLAMGASLVLAILSIATLLLSTRPLLARVGIDGPAFTSIFQGSIRWNTFVALALAAGLQGRSGTTLMAIAVAAMIPLLNVLCVVVLSRFASGKPTSLGSTVRSILYNPFIWSSAVGLALNQFQWMLPTALTGYLDVLGRASLGIGLLVVGSALDLNRLARPRLAHWVAVALKLVAMPLAAWLYAGWFGVTGPALAMTVVAGAVPTATAAYFLARDLGGDAPLMAEITTLQTLLALATLPVAVLFLT is encoded by the coding sequence ATGCTCGACAGCCTGATCGCCGTGTTCCTCGTCATCGCGACAGGCTGGCTCCTGAAGGTCCGCAATATCGTTTCGCCGGCGCATTGGCTCGGCGTCGAGCGGCTGACCTATCAGGTCCTGTTCCCGGCCGTGGTCATCCACACGCTCGCCATCGCCGATCTGCGCAACGTGCCGGTCCTCGCCATGGGGGCGAGCCTCGTCCTGGCCATCCTGAGCATCGCAACCCTGCTCCTGTCGACCCGGCCGCTGCTGGCGCGGGTCGGCATCGACGGCCCGGCCTTCACCTCGATCTTCCAGGGCTCGATACGCTGGAACACCTTCGTCGCCCTGGCGCTCGCCGCCGGGCTGCAGGGGCGGAGCGGCACGACCCTGATGGCGATCGCCGTCGCCGCGATGATCCCGCTGCTCAACGTCCTGTGCGTCGTCGTCCTGTCGCGCTTTGCCAGCGGCAAGCCGACGAGCCTCGGCTCGACCGTGCGCTCGATCCTCTACAATCCCTTCATCTGGTCCTCCGCCGTCGGCCTTGCCCTCAACCAGTTCCAGTGGATGCTGCCCACGGCCCTGACCGGCTATCTCGACGTGCTGGGGCGGGCCTCCCTCGGCATCGGCCTGCTGGTCGTCGGCTCGGCGCTCGACCTGAACCGCCTGGCCCGGCCGCGCCTCGCCCATTGGGTGGCGGTCGCGCTCAAGCTCGTGGCGATGCCGCTCGCCGCCTGGCTCTATGCCGGCTGGTTCGGCGTCACCGGGCCGGCCTTGGCCATGACGGTCGTCGCCGGCGCCGTCCCCACCGCGACGGCCGCCTATTTCCTGGCCCGCGACCTCGGGGGTGACGCCCCTCTCATGGCCGAGATCACCACGCTCCAGACCCTGCTGGCGCTGGCGACGCTGCCCGTCGCCGTGCTGTTTCTGACCTAG
- a CDS encoding conserved membrane hypothetical protein (Evidence 4 : Unknown function but conserved in other organisms), with the protein MTDIAASRKAGSLGPLLPGILLSAVVAIASALLEPVLKAAAGGRIGIPAIVIALVIGMLLHPVANTKRFAPGMTFCVKKLLRWAIALLGLRIALGDIAALGVSTALLVIGSMVVTVVVGFALARVLGREAGMGALAGVATAVCGASAALATATVVPDYRNKAADVAFTVIAMNVFATIAMLAYPLICVWLGFSPQQTGIMLGGAIHDVAQVVGAGQSVSDEVANAAVIVKLFRVFLLLPSVLIVGWWLVRDNSELSKAKVPVPVFAIVFLALCVLNSLLALAPALAPTYQPIRDALLEASRWGLLVAIAALGLGTSMAAMARLGWRHLALVTGTTLAILVVVTGGLVLLG; encoded by the coding sequence ATGACCGACATCGCTGCGTCCCGCAAAGCGGGTTCCCTTGGTCCGCTCCTGCCGGGCATCCTGCTCTCGGCCGTGGTCGCCATCGCCTCCGCCCTGTTGGAGCCGGTCCTCAAGGCGGCTGCCGGCGGGCGCATCGGCATCCCCGCCATCGTCATCGCGCTGGTCATCGGCATGCTGCTGCATCCGGTCGCTAACACGAAGCGCTTCGCGCCGGGCATGACCTTCTGCGTCAAGAAGCTGCTGCGCTGGGCAATCGCGCTGCTCGGCCTGCGCATCGCGCTCGGCGACATCGCCGCGCTCGGCGTCTCCACCGCGCTTCTGGTCATCGGTTCGATGGTGGTCACCGTCGTCGTCGGCTTCGCGCTGGCACGGGTGCTTGGCCGCGAGGCTGGTATGGGCGCGCTCGCCGGCGTCGCCACCGCGGTCTGCGGCGCCTCGGCCGCGCTCGCCACCGCGACGGTCGTGCCGGATTATCGCAACAAGGCGGCCGACGTCGCCTTCACCGTCATCGCGATGAATGTCTTCGCCACCATCGCCATGCTGGCCTATCCGCTGATCTGCGTCTGGCTTGGCTTCTCGCCGCAGCAGACCGGCATCATGCTGGGCGGTGCCATACACGACGTGGCGCAGGTCGTCGGCGCCGGCCAGTCGGTCTCGGACGAGGTCGCCAATGCGGCGGTGATCGTAAAACTCTTCCGCGTCTTCCTGCTGCTACCCTCGGTGCTGATCGTCGGCTGGTGGCTGGTGCGCGACAACAGCGAACTCTCCAAGGCCAAGGTGCCGGTGCCGGTCTTCGCCATCGTCTTCCTGGCGCTCTGCGTGCTGAACAGCCTACTTGCCCTTGCGCCAGCGCTGGCGCCCACCTACCAGCCGATCCGCGACGCTTTGCTCGAGGCCTCGCGCTGGGGCCTGCTCGTCGCCATCGCGGCGTTGGGGCTCGGTACTTCCATGGCGGCGATGGCGCGGCTCGGCTGGCGCCATCTCGCTCTGGTCACCGGCACGACCCTGGCGATCCTCGTGGTCGTCACCGGCGGCCTCGTGCTGCTGGGCTGA
- the ade gene encoding Adenine deaminase 1, translating to MTDAATLARRIAQGHGDEPADLVIKGAKLLDLVTGALVESDIAICGDTIVGTYGSYEGRRVIDANGLIAVPGFIDTHLHIESSLVTPFEFERCVLPHGVTTAICDPHEISNVLGAEGIRYFLACAEAMRMDLRVNLSSCVPATHLETAGAALEAGDLTPMMDHPKVIGLAEFMNFPGVIHRDPGCLAKLEAFSHRHIDGHAPLVRGMDLNAYLAAGIRTDHETTTADEAREKLAKGMAILIREGSVSKDLHQLIPLISRDASPFLAFCTDDRNPLDIGEEGHLDYMIRTAITEGADVLATYRIASLSAARNFGLFDRGFIGPGKRADIVLVEDLAACSVKQVLAGGRLVEEALFADRTTIAPVGLSSVKCRPVTPASFRVKARDGETPVIGVVPGRIITERLSMPLPSRDGEALPDLAQDAIKVTVIERHGKNGGIATGFVHGFGMKRGAIASSVGHDSHNLCVVGVDEASMAAAANRLIEIGGGFAVADGDEVTAELALPVAGLMSEQPFEAVRHDLERLRAAAKALGVVLAEPFLQVAFLTLPVIPHLKITDKGLVDVDRFDFV from the coding sequence ATGACCGACGCCGCCACGCTCGCCCGCCGGATCGCCCAGGGGCATGGCGACGAGCCGGCGGATCTTGTCATCAAGGGCGCCAAGCTCCTTGATCTCGTTACCGGCGCGCTGGTCGAGAGCGATATCGCGATCTGCGGCGACACCATCGTCGGGACCTATGGCAGCTACGAAGGCAGGCGCGTCATCGACGCCAACGGCCTGATCGCCGTGCCCGGCTTTATCGACACGCATCTGCACATCGAATCCTCGCTGGTGACGCCGTTCGAATTCGAGCGCTGCGTGCTGCCACATGGCGTGACCACCGCGATCTGCGACCCCCACGAGATTTCGAACGTGCTGGGCGCCGAGGGCATCCGCTATTTCCTCGCCTGTGCCGAGGCGATGCGGATGGATTTGCGCGTCAACCTGTCGAGCTGCGTGCCGGCGACTCATCTTGAGACTGCGGGGGCCGCGCTGGAGGCCGGCGACCTGACGCCGATGATGGATCATCCCAAGGTGATCGGCTTGGCCGAGTTCATGAATTTCCCCGGCGTGATCCATCGCGATCCCGGTTGCCTCGCCAAGCTCGAAGCCTTCTCGCATCGCCATATCGACGGGCATGCGCCGCTGGTCCGCGGCATGGACCTCAACGCCTATCTCGCCGCCGGCATCCGCACCGACCATGAGACGACAACGGCTGACGAAGCCCGCGAAAAGCTCGCCAAGGGCATGGCGATCCTGATCCGCGAGGGCTCGGTCTCGAAGGATCTGCATCAGCTGATCCCGCTGATCTCGCGCGACGCCTCGCCCTTCCTCGCCTTCTGCACGGATGACCGCAACCCGCTCGACATCGGTGAGGAAGGCCATCTCGACTACATGATCCGCACCGCCATCACTGAGGGCGCCGATGTGCTCGCGACCTACCGCATCGCTTCGCTCTCGGCGGCGCGGAATTTCGGGCTGTTCGATCGCGGCTTCATCGGGCCCGGCAAGCGCGCCGATATCGTGCTGGTCGAGGACCTCGCCGCCTGTTCGGTGAAGCAGGTTCTGGCCGGGGGGCGGCTGGTCGAGGAGGCGCTGTTCGCGGACCGGACGACGATCGCACCAGTAGGACTCAGCAGTGTGAAGTGCCGGCCTGTCACGCCGGCATCCTTCCGCGTGAAGGCCCGCGACGGCGAGACGCCGGTGATCGGCGTGGTGCCGGGGCGGATCATCACCGAACGATTGTCGATGCCCCTGCCCTCACGCGACGGCGAGGCTCTGCCCGATCTCGCGCAGGATGCGATCAAGGTCACGGTGATCGAGCGGCACGGCAAGAACGGCGGTATCGCCACCGGCTTCGTCCATGGCTTCGGCATGAAGCGTGGCGCCATCGCCTCATCGGTCGGGCATGACAGCCATAATCTCTGCGTCGTCGGCGTCGACGAGGCCTCGATGGCGGCAGCGGCCAATCGCCTGATCGAGATCGGCGGCGGTTTTGCCGTAGCGGACGGCGACGAGGTCACGGCGGAATTGGCGCTGCCGGTCGCCGGGCTGATGAGCGAGCAGCCCTTCGAGGCGGTGCGGCACGATCTGGAGCGCTTGCGCGCCGCGGCGAAGGCGCTCGGCGTCGTGCTGGCCGAGCCCTTCCTGCAGGTCGCCTTCCTGACCCTGCCGGTGATCCCGCATCTCAAGATCACCGATAAAGGGCTGGTCGATGTCGATCGGTTCGATTTCGTATGA
- a CDS encoding hypothetical protein (Evidence 5 : Unknown function), with protein MTQAVRFFEAKSDLIADREAVQSILDTVSEIDGFPRHYSELIGLLTSYPSRDALIAWLKS; from the coding sequence ATGACCCAAGCGGTTCGATTCTTCGAAGCAAAATCGGATCTGATCGCGGACAGGGAGGCTGTTCAATCCATCTTAGACACAGTCAGTGAAATCGACGGATTTCCGCGCCACTATAGCGAATTGATTGGGCTTCTTACGAGCTATCCCAGCAGGGATGCGCTCATCGCGTGGCTGAAGAGTTAG
- the dprA gene encoding DNA-protecting protein DprA, whose product MAGIVLSDRQRLDWLRLIRSESIGPRSFRSLMNRFGGAAAALEALPELARQAGRSIRICPAAEAEREIEGLRRLGARLIALGEAEYPIPLQAIDSAPPLIAVRGRVEVLQKPAVALVGSRNASAAGLKFTGRLARELGEADFIVVSGLARGIDTAAHQASLETGTVAVLAGGLDEIYPPQNLPLAESIVERGAIVSEMPLGWVARARDFPRRNRLVSGLSLGTVVVEAARRSGSLITARFANEQGRLVFAVPGSPLDPRAEGGNHLIREGATLCADASHVIEALAPLRRQEPGAWLEWSALREASGQPVSEAMWDELELPEVLPAPGFARHNDDELQLPAESAQAPAGLSPLRRVVLELLGPTPVGLDDLVRASGHGARDVNRMLVELELEGEVRRHPGGALSRLRA is encoded by the coding sequence ATGGCTGGCATCGTTCTGTCCGATCGCCAGCGCCTCGATTGGCTGAGGCTGATCCGTAGCGAAAGCATCGGGCCGCGCAGCTTCCGCTCGCTGATGAACCGCTTCGGCGGGGCGGCCGCCGCTCTGGAGGCCTTGCCGGAGCTGGCGCGGCAGGCCGGACGCTCCATCCGCATCTGCCCGGCGGCCGAGGCGGAGCGGGAGATCGAGGGGCTGAGACGGCTCGGCGCCCGCCTTATCGCGCTCGGGGAAGCAGAGTATCCGATCCCGCTGCAGGCGATCGATTCCGCGCCGCCGCTCATCGCCGTGCGTGGCCGGGTCGAGGTGCTGCAAAAGCCGGCCGTGGCGCTGGTCGGGTCTCGCAATGCGTCGGCGGCTGGCCTGAAATTCACCGGCCGGCTCGCCCGCGAGCTGGGGGAGGCGGATTTCATCGTCGTTTCCGGCTTGGCGCGCGGCATCGATACGGCGGCCCATCAGGCCAGCCTCGAGACCGGAACCGTGGCGGTGCTTGCTGGGGGGCTCGACGAAATCTATCCGCCGCAGAACCTGCCGCTGGCGGAGAGCATCGTCGAGCGGGGCGCGATCGTCAGCGAGATGCCGCTCGGCTGGGTGGCGCGAGCGCGCGATTTTCCGCGTCGCAACCGGCTGGTCTCCGGGCTCTCGCTCGGGACGGTCGTGGTCGAAGCCGCGCGCCGCTCCGGCTCGCTGATTACGGCGCGCTTCGCCAACGAGCAGGGACGGCTGGTCTTCGCGGTTCCGGGCTCGCCGCTCGATCCGCGTGCCGAAGGCGGCAACCATCTGATCCGGGAAGGGGCGACGCTCTGCGCCGATGCGTCCCATGTCATCGAAGCGCTCGCGCCGCTTCGCCGGCAGGAGCCGGGAGCATGGCTGGAATGGTCGGCCCTGCGCGAGGCGTCGGGCCAGCCGGTGAGCGAGGCGATGTGGGACGAGCTCGAGCTTCCCGAGGTGCTGCCTGCTCCGGGGTTCGCGCGACACAACGATGACGAACTGCAGCTACCGGCCGAAAGCGCGCAAGCGCCGGCAGGGCTGTCGCCGCTTCGGCGGGTCGTGCTCGAATTGCTCGGCCCGACGCCCGTCGGTCTCGACGATCTGGTGCGCGCCAGCGGACACGGCGCCCGTGACGTCAACCGCATGCTGGTCGAGCTGGAGCTGGAAGGCGAGGTCCGGCGCCATCCCGGCGGAGCACTGTCGCGGTTGCGTGCCTGA
- a CDS encoding conserved hypothetical protein (Evidence 4 : Unknown function but conserved in other organisms), whose protein sequence is MNQKAREPVPFDTAPEEREGDVPEQPLSPLEAASFIEGMAAELRLMAKATQLNALAYFLEMVRVEASGEVVRLSRTGSKPGSAGRG, encoded by the coding sequence ATGAATCAGAAAGCCCGAGAGCCAGTCCCCTTCGACACCGCTCCCGAGGAGCGGGAGGGCGACGTTCCCGAGCAGCCGCTATCCCCCCTCGAAGCCGCCTCCTTCATCGAAGGCATGGCCGCGGAGCTGCGCCTCATGGCCAAGGCCACGCAGCTCAACGCATTGGCCTATTTCCTGGAGATGGTGCGGGTCGAGGCCTCCGGCGAGGTGGTGCGGTTGTCTCGCACAGGCAGCAAGCCAGGCAGCGCCGGGCGCGGCTAG
- a CDS encoding putative pre-16S rRNA nuclease (Evidence 3 : Putative function from multiple computational evidences) has product MTSQIVPLEAFLDLPAHARLLGLDLGTKTIGLALSDLERQIATPLETIQRVKFGLDAAALLKVAEKHQVAGLVIGLPLNMDGTEGPRVQSTRAFVRNLTPLTALPIVFWDERMSTLAVTRTLLDADASRAKRAAVVDKMAAAYILQGALDRLERLTAREDDEGEPED; this is encoded by the coding sequence ATGACCAGCCAGATCGTCCCGCTCGAAGCCTTCCTCGACCTGCCGGCCCATGCGCGCCTGCTCGGCCTCGATCTCGGCACCAAGACGATCGGCCTCGCGCTCTCCGACCTGGAGCGGCAGATCGCGACGCCCCTGGAGACGATCCAGCGGGTGAAGTTCGGGCTCGATGCGGCCGCCCTGCTCAAGGTGGCGGAGAAGCATCAGGTCGCGGGGCTGGTGATCGGCCTGCCGCTCAACATGGACGGAACCGAGGGACCGCGCGTCCAGTCGACCCGCGCCTTCGTGCGCAACCTCACGCCCCTCACCGCTCTGCCGATCGTGTTCTGGGACGAGCGGATGTCGACGCTGGCGGTGACGCGCACCCTGCTCGATGCCGATGCTTCGCGCGCCAAGCGCGCTGCGGTCGTCGACAAGATGGCCGCCGCCTATATCCTGCAGGGCGCGCTCGACCGGCTGGAGCGCCTCACCGCGAGGGAAGACGACGAAGGCGAGCCGGAAGACTGA
- a CDS encoding conserved exported hypothetical protein (Evidence 4 : Unknown function but conserved in other organisms), whose product MMSLSKKIAITLAAAGFAAGSFAVPALAKEQRLFDAARLDKAQAEYTQYRGYRGYYGYRGWRGPSRGAAVAGAVGLGILGAAAIAANNRAYAAPYYDEYYAPPPVYAAPRGYYAPYGYYAPYDFRDHR is encoded by the coding sequence ATGATGTCTCTGAGCAAGAAGATTGCCATTACGCTGGCCGCAGCGGGTTTCGCTGCCGGTAGCTTTGCGGTTCCCGCCCTGGCGAAGGAACAGCGCCTGTTCGATGCGGCGCGCCTCGACAAGGCGCAGGCCGAGTACACGCAGTATCGCGGCTACCGGGGCTATTACGGCTATCGTGGCTGGCGCGGCCCGTCGCGCGGCGCGGCGGTCGCTGGGGCCGTTGGCCTCGGCATCCTCGGCGCCGCGGCCATCGCCGCCAACAACCGGGCCTATGCGGCGCCGTATTATGACGAGTATTACGCGCCTCCGCCGGTCTACGCGGCGCCGCGCGGCTATTACGCCCCTTACGGCTATTATGCGCCGTATGATTTCCGCGACCACCGCTGA
- the slcC gene encoding (S)-sulfolactate dehydrogenase, with amino-acid sequence MTDIVITEFMDDTAVANLKARFSVHYDPELYANPDEMARLLADVPAVIVRNQTQVRGKVLEAAKRLKVIGRLGVGLDNLDMEACAARGIRVFPATGANSLSVVEYVIGTTMTLLRGAYFANAAMVSGEFPKTKLIGREIAGKLMGLVGFGSIARDVAHHARAIGMEVAAYHPRLAVDDPAWSGVRRLELDELLAQADVISLHVPLTSETRGMIDAKAFARMKPDAILINTARGGIMDEAALVKALKAGKLGGAAIDVYEQEPLGKDAAKVFAGAPNLILTPHIAGNTVESNGRVSGLVAEKVMAALEERI; translated from the coding sequence ATGACCGACATCGTCATCACCGAGTTCATGGACGACACCGCCGTCGCCAATCTCAAGGCGCGCTTCTCGGTCCATTACGACCCCGAGCTCTATGCCAATCCCGACGAGATGGCACGGCTCTTGGCCGATGTCCCGGCCGTGATCGTGCGCAACCAGACGCAGGTGCGCGGCAAAGTCCTGGAAGCGGCGAAGCGGCTGAAGGTGATCGGCCGCCTCGGCGTCGGGCTCGACAATCTCGACATGGAGGCTTGCGCCGCGCGCGGCATCCGCGTCTTCCCCGCGACGGGCGCCAACAGCCTCTCCGTCGTCGAATACGTCATCGGCACGACGATGACGCTGCTGCGCGGCGCCTATTTCGCCAATGCCGCGATGGTCTCCGGCGAGTTCCCCAAGACCAAGCTGATCGGCCGCGAGATCGCCGGCAAGCTGATGGGCCTCGTCGGATTCGGCTCGATCGCCCGCGACGTCGCCCACCACGCCCGCGCCATCGGCATGGAGGTCGCGGCCTACCATCCGCGCTTGGCCGTAGACGATCCCGCCTGGAGCGGCGTGCGCCGGTTGGAGCTGGACGAGTTGCTGGCGCAGGCCGACGTGATCAGCCTGCATGTGCCGCTGACCTCGGAAACGCGCGGCATGATCGACGCCAAGGCCTTCGCCCGGATGAAGCCGGACGCGATCCTGATCAACACCGCGCGCGGCGGCATCATGGACGAGGCGGCTCTGGTCAAGGCGCTCAAGGCCGGCAAGCTCGGCGGCGCGGCGATCGACGTCTACGAACAGGAGCCGCTCGGCAAAGACGCCGCCAAGGTTTTCGCGGGTGCGCCCAACCTGATCCTGACCCCGCATATCGCCGGCAATACGGTGGAGTCGAACGGCCGGGTGTCCGGGCTCGTGGCGGAGAAGGTCATGGCTGCGCTGGAGGAGCGGATTTAG
- the plsY gene encoding Glycerol-3-phosphate acyltransferase has product MAETLNWGLSGPATLIALVVGYLFGSIPFGIILTKLAGGPDLRSIGSGNIGATNVLRTGNKKLAAATLVGDMLKGTVAVLVGAHFLGGPQAALAAGVGAFLGHLFPVWLGFKGGKGVATYIGVLIGVKATVALAFAVIWLGLAYLFRYSSLSALIASVIAPLLLWFWAGMPQAALVMAILSVLLWIMHRENIARLLAGREGKIGQKG; this is encoded by the coding sequence ATGGCTGAGACGTTGAACTGGGGCCTTTCCGGCCCCGCCACGCTGATTGCGCTCGTCGTCGGCTATCTCTTCGGTTCGATTCCCTTCGGCATCATCCTGACGAAGCTTGCCGGTGGCCCCGACCTGCGCAGCATCGGTTCGGGCAATATCGGCGCGACCAACGTCCTGCGCACCGGCAACAAGAAGCTCGCCGCGGCAACGCTCGTCGGCGACATGCTGAAGGGTACGGTTGCAGTTCTCGTCGGCGCACACTTCCTCGGCGGGCCGCAAGCCGCGTTGGCGGCGGGCGTCGGCGCCTTTCTCGGCCATCTCTTCCCGGTCTGGCTCGGCTTCAAGGGTGGCAAGGGCGTCGCAACCTATATCGGCGTGCTGATCGGCGTGAAGGCCACGGTCGCGCTCGCCTTCGCCGTGATCTGGCTGGGGTTGGCCTATCTCTTCCGCTATTCCTCGCTCTCGGCATTGATCGCCAGCGTGATCGCGCCGCTCCTGCTCTGGTTCTGGGCCGGAATGCCACAGGCCGCGCTCGTCATGGCCATCCTCTCCGTGCTGCTCTGGATCATGCACCGGGAGAACATCGCCCGGCTGCTGGCCGGACGCGAAGGCAAGATCGGCCAGAAGGGCTGA